Proteins co-encoded in one Streptomyces roseochromogenus subsp. oscitans DS 12.976 genomic window:
- a CDS encoding DUF1996 domain-containing protein: MGRNTRKRRTPLATKAIAASAALALGGGGLIWANFYASAHESNNQSWGGNQTKAATAQVATISCPDVQQKLTNVPWRARQGVATELANLDKQITEAYTRLASTRDAQAKDPSFVQNAIVGPLKDKRTATIDRIRIDIQRVGGSVNGWLSQLAACTTQTANQTTAGGQQQNNGGQQQNNGGQQQNNGGQQQGGQQQGNNGGQGGDGPSAADFVDITKVAPNVQGKPQNQQNASTGTFITRCGVNANQNHNSDNVIVAPGVTNGAHHVHDYVGNQKVNAFSSNQTFLQGGTSCQNRNDLSAYYWPVIREQDGTQEQDANADGGGKDLNVGKILVAQQAQIKYVGSPASKVVAMPQFLRIITGDAKAFVNGPANANAHWSCTGFENKVQLTDKYPICPQGSQVVRSFAFQSCWDGVNIDSANHRTHVAFADPASGACPNGFKAIPQLTMRLVYNVPQPVIQADGTVKNAYAVDGFPEELHKPITDHDDFISVTTGGLANRIANCVNSGRRCA, encoded by the coding sequence ATGGGACGCAACACACGAAAACGCCGTACGCCGCTGGCCACCAAGGCCATAGCCGCATCGGCGGCCCTAGCGCTCGGTGGGGGCGGGCTGATCTGGGCGAACTTCTACGCCTCTGCGCACGAGTCGAACAACCAGTCGTGGGGAGGCAATCAGACCAAGGCCGCGACGGCGCAGGTCGCGACGATCTCCTGCCCGGACGTCCAGCAGAAGCTGACCAACGTGCCCTGGCGGGCCCGCCAGGGGGTGGCGACCGAGCTGGCCAACCTCGACAAGCAGATCACCGAGGCCTACACCCGGCTCGCCTCCACCCGGGACGCGCAGGCCAAGGATCCGAGCTTCGTACAGAACGCGATCGTCGGCCCGCTCAAGGACAAGCGGACCGCGACGATCGACCGGATCCGCATCGACATCCAGCGGGTCGGCGGGTCGGTCAACGGCTGGCTGTCCCAGCTCGCCGCCTGTACGACGCAGACCGCCAACCAGACCACCGCCGGGGGGCAGCAGCAGAACAACGGTGGTCAACAGCAGAACAACGGCGGACAGCAACAGAACAACGGCGGTCAGCAACAGGGTGGCCAGCAGCAGGGCAACAACGGTGGCCAGGGCGGTGACGGTCCGTCCGCCGCGGACTTCGTGGACATCACGAAGGTCGCCCCGAACGTCCAGGGCAAGCCGCAGAACCAGCAGAACGCCTCGACCGGCACGTTCATCACGCGCTGTGGCGTGAACGCCAACCAGAACCACAACAGCGACAACGTGATCGTCGCGCCCGGTGTGACCAACGGTGCCCACCACGTGCACGACTATGTCGGCAACCAGAAGGTCAACGCGTTCTCCAGCAACCAGACGTTCCTGCAGGGCGGCACCAGCTGCCAGAACCGCAACGACCTTTCGGCGTACTACTGGCCGGTCATCCGCGAGCAGGACGGCACCCAGGAGCAGGACGCGAACGCGGACGGCGGCGGCAAGGACCTCAACGTCGGCAAGATCCTGGTCGCCCAGCAGGCGCAGATCAAGTACGTCGGCAGCCCGGCGAGCAAGGTCGTCGCGATGCCGCAGTTCCTGCGGATCATCACCGGTGACGCCAAGGCCTTCGTCAACGGCCCGGCCAACGCCAACGCGCACTGGAGCTGCACCGGCTTCGAGAACAAGGTGCAGCTGACGGACAAGTACCCGATCTGTCCGCAGGGCAGCCAGGTGGTGCGCTCGTTCGCCTTCCAGAGCTGCTGGGACGGCGTGAACATCGACAGCGCCAACCACCGCACACACGTGGCCTTCGCCGACCCCGCGAGCGGGGCCTGCCCGAACGGCTTCAAGGCGATCCCGCAGCTGACGATGCGCCTGGTGTACAACGTGCCGCAGCCCGTCATCCAGGCGGACGGCACGGTGAAGAACGCCTACGCGGTGGACGGCTTCCCGGAGGAGCTGCACAAGCCGATCACCGACCACGACGACTTCATCAGCGTCACCACCGGCGGTCTGGCCAACAGGATCGCGAACTGCGTGAACAGCGGCCGCAGGTGCGCCTGA
- a CDS encoding winged helix-turn-helix domain-containing protein: MATSRSLTSASTLTAPARHRLRAVDRDEVVDVADFLPPGATWLPAPQHTLPTLPGQPPMVGYLVLVPADRRPPFLPVAVPDQPETAPDADTHADSGAEPLVRIDPVRRTAGVDGRELDLTYLEFELLAHLVAHPHRVHTRDQLVTTVWGYGHVGDGRTVDVHIARLRRKLGTEHRQAIQTVRRVGYKYTPPTGR, encoded by the coding sequence ATGGCGACCTCTCGTTCTCTCACCTCCGCCTCCACTCTGACCGCCCCCGCCCGGCACCGGCTGCGCGCCGTGGACCGGGACGAGGTGGTCGACGTCGCGGACTTCCTGCCGCCGGGCGCCACCTGGCTGCCCGCCCCGCAGCACACCCTGCCCACCCTCCCCGGCCAGCCGCCGATGGTCGGCTATCTGGTGCTGGTCCCGGCCGACCGGCGGCCGCCGTTCCTGCCGGTCGCGGTACCGGACCAGCCGGAGACGGCCCCGGACGCGGACACGCATGCGGACAGCGGCGCCGAGCCGCTGGTGCGGATCGATCCCGTGCGGCGCACCGCCGGCGTCGACGGTCGCGAACTCGACCTCACCTACCTGGAGTTCGAGCTGCTGGCGCACCTGGTGGCCCATCCGCACCGGGTACACACCCGCGACCAGCTGGTCACCACGGTGTGGGGCTACGGCCACGTCGGCGACGGCCGCACCGTCGACGTGCACATCGCCCGGCTGCGCCGCAAGCTGGGCACCGAACACCGCCAGGCGATCCAGACGGTGCGCCGGGTCGGCTACAAGTACACCCCGCCGACCGGCCGCTAG
- a CDS encoding sensor histidine kinase yields the protein MNTDTKSHDVRSRARRVLLAGVQGLVLALVVLPCGVAFLVLTLVSLALIPLGIGLVTTPAILTGVRALADARRRLAAEWCGIRIPAVYRPHHEGAKPWTRTFTLLRDPQVRRDLRWLPVDFTAGFVTALLPAVLVFCPIEGFLLAAGLWRAFVPATGDAYWYLFVPVSGQGTAFLAALLGAVLLVVASRLAPRTVKAHFELTRAVLGGDAELAERVRVLTETRRDAVDTSAAELRRIERDLHDGAQARLVAMGMDLGTIESLVEHDPAQAKRLLAQARRNSAEALEELRDLVRGIHPPVLAERGLGDAVRALALRLPLPAEVSVELPGRADAPVESAAYFAVSEVLTNAVKHSGADRIWADVHHSDGRLRITVTDNGKGGAAIGAGSGLAGVERRLGTFDGVLAVSSPAGGPTLVTMEIPCALS from the coding sequence ATGAACACCGACACGAAGAGCCACGACGTCCGCAGCCGGGCCCGCCGGGTGCTGCTGGCCGGCGTGCAGGGGCTGGTGCTGGCCCTGGTGGTGCTGCCCTGCGGTGTGGCGTTCCTCGTCCTGACCCTCGTCTCCCTCGCGCTCATCCCGCTCGGCATCGGGCTCGTCACCACCCCGGCGATCCTGACCGGCGTACGGGCCCTGGCGGACGCCCGCAGGCGGCTCGCGGCGGAGTGGTGCGGGATCCGGATCCCGGCGGTGTACCGGCCGCACCACGAGGGCGCCAAACCGTGGACCCGCACCTTCACCCTGCTGCGGGACCCGCAGGTGCGGCGGGACCTGCGCTGGCTGCCCGTGGACTTCACGGCGGGCTTCGTCACCGCGCTGCTCCCCGCCGTGCTGGTGTTCTGCCCGATCGAGGGGTTCCTGCTGGCGGCCGGACTGTGGCGGGCGTTCGTGCCGGCCACGGGCGACGCCTACTGGTATCTCTTCGTGCCGGTGTCCGGCCAGGGGACCGCCTTCCTCGCGGCCCTGCTCGGCGCCGTGCTCCTGGTCGTCGCCTCCCGTCTCGCCCCGCGCACGGTGAAGGCCCACTTCGAGCTGACCCGCGCCGTGCTCGGCGGTGACGCCGAACTCGCCGAGCGGGTCCGGGTGCTGACCGAGACCCGGCGGGACGCCGTGGACACCTCCGCCGCCGAACTGCGCCGCATCGAGCGGGACCTGCACGACGGGGCGCAGGCCCGGCTGGTCGCCATGGGCATGGACCTCGGCACCATCGAGTCGCTGGTGGAACACGACCCGGCGCAGGCCAAACGGCTGCTCGCCCAGGCCCGCCGGAACTCCGCCGAGGCCCTGGAAGAGCTGCGCGACCTGGTGCGCGGCATCCATCCGCCGGTCCTCGCCGAACGCGGGCTCGGCGACGCCGTACGGGCGCTGGCGCTGCGGCTGCCGCTGCCGGCCGAGGTGAGCGTGGAGCTGCCGGGCCGTGCGGACGCGCCGGTCGAGTCGGCGGCCTACTTCGCGGTCAGCGAGGTGCTCACCAACGCCGTCAAGCACTCCGGCGCCGACCGGATCTGGGCCGACGTGCACCACTCCGACGGGCGGCTGCGGATCACGGTCACCGACAACGGCAAGGGCGGCGCGGCGATCGGCGCCGGGTCGGGGCTCGCCGGGGTCGAGCGCCGGCTCGGTACATTCGACGGCGTCCTGGCCGTCAGCAGCCCCGCCGGCGGCCCCACCCTGGTGACGATGGAGATCCCGTGCGCGTTGTCCTAG
- a CDS encoding arsenate reductase family protein — translation MEIWINPACSKCRSAISLLDAEGAEYTVRRYLEDVPSEDEIRAVLDRLNLEPWDITRTQEAVAKELGLKDWPREEGSRDRWIAALAEHPKLIQRPIITADDGTALVARSEEAVREALTHNKG, via the coding sequence ATGGAAATCTGGATCAATCCGGCCTGCTCCAAGTGCCGCAGCGCCATCAGCCTCCTCGACGCCGAGGGGGCCGAGTACACCGTCCGCCGCTATCTGGAGGACGTGCCGAGCGAGGACGAGATCAGGGCCGTACTCGACCGGCTGAACCTCGAACCGTGGGACATCACCCGCACCCAGGAGGCCGTGGCCAAGGAGCTGGGGCTCAAGGACTGGCCGCGGGAAGAGGGTTCCCGGGACCGGTGGATCGCCGCGCTCGCCGAGCACCCCAAGCTCATCCAGCGGCCGATCATCACCGCCGACGACGGGACGGCGCTGGTGGCCCGCTCCGAGGAAGCGGTACGCGAGGCCCTCACGCACAACAAGGGCTGA
- a CDS encoding class I adenylate-forming enzyme family protein gives MAATYVTRLVEALQSHAGRPALSGAGLGGRVLDHGALLEEVYRIAGVLGDAGVCRGSGLACALGENRAQALLLRTAAHLLGARLTLVVRDASTYGVEHMLRDCRPDLVVHDIPVPDTGVSRLTLAEVLTRAAPREAVAVPVAAREDDVARVAYTGGTTGRPKGVATTFRALAARPGGQDTRGTEGHRGPGTYISVTSLAARSGGRCLEQWCSGGRVEVLSAFDTGQLAAACRRLGPASTYLMPPMIYRLLEDPRTADGIPGLEAITYGAAPVLPQRLRQAVTAWGCRWQQGYGATETSVITRLTPADHAAALAGRPWLLGSVGRPAPGVEIEVREPGDAGRPLPAGRLGEVWVRSAAGMSGYWMRPDLTAEVLRHGWLRTGDLGHLDGEGYLYLDDRVEDMVVVDGYNIYSLPVEAALARHPAVGQAAVVGRPSALTGEEVCAFLVPAPGRTASRSAAVEACALVAEKFAPAHRPTTLWWTECLPLTGNGTVDKGALRAMAAGTDTGPGRPPLPTPPVRI, from the coding sequence GTGGCGGCGACCTACGTGACCCGGCTCGTCGAGGCACTGCAGAGCCACGCCGGCCGCCCGGCGCTGAGTGGTGCGGGCCTCGGCGGTCGCGTGCTCGACCACGGCGCACTGCTCGAAGAGGTCTACCGGATCGCCGGCGTGCTGGGCGACGCGGGGGTGTGCCGTGGCTCCGGTCTGGCGTGTGCGCTGGGTGAGAACCGGGCTCAGGCGCTGCTCCTGCGGACCGCCGCCCATCTCCTCGGCGCACGGCTGACGCTGGTGGTGCGGGACGCGTCCACCTATGGAGTGGAACACATGCTCCGGGACTGCCGTCCCGACCTGGTGGTGCACGACATTCCGGTGCCCGACACGGGGGTGTCGCGGCTGACTCTGGCCGAGGTGCTCACACGGGCCGCGCCTCGCGAAGCGGTCGCGGTGCCGGTCGCGGCCCGCGAGGACGATGTGGCCCGGGTGGCGTACACGGGAGGCACCACCGGCCGCCCGAAAGGCGTCGCCACCACCTTCCGTGCGCTGGCGGCGCGCCCCGGCGGCCAGGACACGCGCGGCACCGAGGGCCACCGCGGTCCGGGGACCTACATCTCGGTGACCTCCCTGGCCGCGCGGTCCGGCGGCCGCTGCCTCGAACAGTGGTGTTCCGGGGGCCGGGTGGAGGTGCTGTCCGCCTTCGACACGGGGCAGTTGGCGGCCGCCTGCCGCAGGCTGGGGCCGGCGTCGACCTATCTGATGCCGCCCATGATCTACCGGCTCCTCGAGGATCCCCGGACCGCCGACGGGATTCCGGGCCTCGAAGCGATCACCTACGGCGCCGCGCCGGTCCTGCCGCAGCGGCTGCGGCAGGCGGTCACCGCCTGGGGCTGCCGCTGGCAGCAGGGCTATGGGGCGACCGAGACCTCGGTCATCACCCGGCTGACCCCCGCCGATCACGCGGCGGCCCTCGCCGGCCGGCCCTGGCTGCTCGGCTCGGTGGGGCGCCCGGCGCCCGGCGTGGAGATCGAGGTACGGGAGCCCGGAGATGCCGGGCGGCCGTTGCCCGCCGGGCGGCTGGGCGAAGTGTGGGTGCGGTCGGCGGCCGGTATGTCGGGCTACTGGATGCGGCCCGACCTCACCGCGGAGGTGCTGCGGCACGGGTGGCTGCGCACCGGCGACCTCGGACACCTCGACGGCGAGGGCTATCTCTACCTCGACGACCGCGTCGAGGACATGGTGGTGGTCGACGGATACAACATCTACAGCCTGCCCGTCGAAGCGGCCCTCGCCCGGCACCCCGCCGTCGGTCAGGCCGCCGTGGTCGGCAGACCCAGTGCCCTGACGGGCGAGGAGGTCTGTGCCTTCCTCGTGCCGGCACCCGGCCGTACGGCAAGCCGGTCCGCCGCCGTCGAGGCATGTGCGCTCGTGGCGGAGAAGTTCGCTCCGGCGCACCGTCCGACCACGCTCTGGTGGACGGAGTGCCTGCCTCTCACCGGGAACGGCACAGTGGACAAGGGCGCGTTGCGGGCCATGGCCGCAGGGACGGACACAGGCCCCGGCCGACCACCCTTGCCGACACCCCCTGTTCGAATATGA
- a CDS encoding alpha/beta fold hydrolase, with product MTGYDGEVFRVAYDKVLAKWPAGREALTVTTPFGATRVNACGPRDAPPLLLLPGGGGATSVSWYAQIAELARIRRVYAVDVTGAPGLSGPAGDRHPRTVADLTRWLETLMDGLGAASADVGGHSYGGWIALHYALRAPDRIRRLFLLDPTQCFAGFKAAYLLRALPMLLRPTPRRVRAFLEWETGMGVPPARAQPRVGDELDPDWLALQEAAAGFPAAKPVTGPRPAPDALRALDTRVLLLVAANSRTHDPREVVARATALLPHVETAVLPDVSHHALPHAAPAALAGRLTGFLSGR from the coding sequence ATGACCGGGTACGACGGCGAGGTCTTCCGGGTTGCGTACGACAAGGTCCTGGCGAAGTGGCCCGCCGGGCGGGAGGCGCTGACGGTCACCACTCCCTTCGGCGCCACCCGCGTCAACGCCTGCGGCCCCCGCGACGCGCCCCCGCTGCTCCTGCTGCCGGGCGGTGGCGGAGCCACCTCCGTCTCCTGGTACGCCCAGATCGCGGAACTGGCCCGGATCCGCCGGGTCTACGCGGTCGATGTGACCGGTGCCCCGGGGCTGAGCGGCCCGGCCGGCGACCGTCACCCCCGCACAGTCGCCGACCTGACGCGCTGGCTGGAGACGCTCATGGACGGTCTGGGCGCCGCATCGGCCGACGTGGGCGGCCACTCGTACGGCGGCTGGATCGCCCTGCACTACGCCCTGCGCGCCCCGGACCGGATACGCCGCCTGTTCCTCCTGGACCCGACCCAGTGCTTCGCCGGGTTCAAGGCGGCGTATCTGCTCCGCGCCCTGCCGATGCTGCTGCGGCCCACGCCCCGCCGCGTCCGCGCCTTCCTGGAGTGGGAGACCGGGATGGGGGTCCCTCCCGCTCGAGCGCAGCCGAGAGTGGGGGACGAACTGGATCCCGACTGGCTCGCCCTCCAGGAGGCGGCCGCCGGTTTCCCGGCCGCGAAGCCGGTGACGGGCCCGCGCCCGGCGCCGGACGCGCTGCGGGCCCTGGACACACGGGTCCTGCTGCTCGTGGCGGCGAACAGCAGGACCCATGACCCCCGCGAAGTAGTGGCCAGGGCGACGGCGCTGCTGCCGCACGTCGAGACCGCCGTACTGCCGGACGTGTCCCATCACGCGCTGCCCCACGCGGCACCGGCGGCCCTGGCCGGCCGTCTCACCGGCTTTCTGTCGGGCCGCTGA
- a CDS encoding LuxR C-terminal-related transcriptional regulator: MRVVLAEDLFLLRDGLVRMLSAFGFEIAAAVDSGPGLTRALAELEPDVAVVDVRLPPTHTDEGLQCALAARKARPGLPVLVLSQHVEQLYARELLADGTGGIGYLLKDRVFDAEQFIDAVRRVAAGGTAMDPQVIQQLLSRRAADDRPLAGLTPRELEVLELMAQGRSNAGIAAQLVVTERAIAKHTSNIFTKLGLEVSDDDNRRVLAVLAYLDRDR; encoded by the coding sequence GTGCGCGTTGTCCTAGCCGAAGACCTCTTCCTGCTGCGCGACGGACTGGTGCGGATGCTGTCGGCCTTCGGCTTCGAGATCGCCGCCGCCGTCGATTCCGGTCCCGGACTCACCCGGGCGCTGGCCGAGTTGGAGCCGGACGTGGCCGTGGTCGACGTACGGCTGCCGCCCACGCACACCGACGAGGGCCTGCAGTGCGCGCTCGCGGCCCGCAAGGCGCGGCCGGGGCTGCCGGTGCTGGTGCTCTCCCAGCACGTGGAGCAGTTGTACGCGCGCGAGCTGCTCGCGGACGGCACCGGCGGGATCGGCTATCTGCTGAAGGACCGGGTCTTCGACGCCGAGCAGTTCATCGACGCCGTACGGCGGGTCGCGGCCGGTGGTACGGCGATGGACCCGCAGGTCATCCAGCAGCTGCTGTCCCGGCGCGCGGCCGACGACCGGCCGCTCGCGGGCCTCACCCCGCGTGAGCTGGAGGTGCTGGAGCTGATGGCGCAGGGCCGGTCGAACGCGGGCATCGCGGCCCAGCTGGTGGTGACGGAGCGGGCCATCGCCAAGCACACCTCCAACATCTTCACCAAGCTGGGCCTCGAGGTGTCGGACGACGACAACCGGCGCGTCCTGGCGGTCCTCGCCTATCTCGACCGGGACCGATGA
- a CDS encoding MarR family winged helix-turn-helix transcriptional regulator, with protein MEIVHLLRAVAVELGLHSARFAQRNGMHPTDVRALIALMDARRAGEEMSAGRLGAGLGLNSAGTTALLDRLERAGQVRRVRGESDRRKVVVEVTDGAVELGTSFFGPLIERSVELLRGYDDHQRAAVRDFLDGVRQAAAEGTHTPPSGTSQGEP; from the coding sequence ATGGAGATCGTCCATCTGCTGCGTGCCGTCGCCGTCGAACTCGGCCTGCACAGCGCCCGGTTCGCGCAGCGGAACGGCATGCACCCGACGGACGTACGCGCCCTGATCGCGCTGATGGACGCGCGGCGGGCGGGTGAGGAGATGAGCGCCGGGCGGCTCGGGGCCGGGCTCGGGCTCAACTCGGCAGGCACCACGGCGCTGCTGGACCGGCTGGAGCGGGCGGGTCAGGTGCGGCGGGTGCGCGGGGAGAGCGACCGGCGGAAGGTCGTCGTGGAGGTGACGGACGGCGCCGTCGAGCTCGGCACGTCGTTCTTCGGGCCGCTGATCGAGCGGTCGGTGGAGCTGCTGCGCGGCTACGACGACCACCAGCGAGCCGCCGTCCGGGACTTCCTCGACGGGGTGCGGCAGGCCGCGGCGGAGGGCACCCATACCCCGCCTTCCGGCACCTCACAAGGTGAGCCGTGA
- the glnII gene encoding glutamine synthetase: MTFKAEYIWIDGTAPTAKLRSKTKVIAGAPAGLDALPIWGFDGSSTNQAEGHASDRVLKPVFSCPDPIRGGDDILVLCEVLNTDMTPHTSNTRAALAEVAERFAAQEPIFGIEQEYTFFDGARPLGFPEGGFPAPQGGYYCGVGADEIFGRDVVEAHLDNCLKAGLGISGINAEVMPGQWEFQVGPLAPLEVSDQMWVARWLLYRTAEDFGVSATLDPKPVKGDWNGAGAHTNFSTRAMREGYDAIITACESLGEGSKPLDHVKNYGAGIDERLTGLHETAPWDKFSYGVSDRGASVRIPWQVEKDGKGYIEDRRPNANVDPYVVTRLLVDTCCSALEKAGQV; encoded by the coding sequence GTGACCTTCAAGGCTGAGTACATCTGGATCGACGGCACCGCGCCGACGGCCAAGCTCCGTTCCAAGACGAAGGTCATCGCGGGTGCCCCGGCCGGTCTCGACGCTCTGCCCATCTGGGGCTTCGACGGCTCCTCCACCAACCAGGCCGAGGGCCATGCCTCCGACCGTGTGCTCAAGCCGGTCTTCAGCTGCCCCGACCCGATCCGCGGCGGCGACGACATCCTGGTGCTGTGCGAGGTCCTCAACACGGACATGACCCCGCACACCTCCAACACCCGGGCCGCGCTGGCCGAGGTCGCCGAGCGGTTCGCCGCGCAGGAGCCGATCTTCGGCATCGAGCAGGAGTACACCTTCTTCGACGGCGCCCGTCCGCTCGGCTTCCCGGAGGGCGGCTTCCCGGCGCCGCAGGGCGGCTACTACTGCGGCGTCGGCGCCGACGAGATCTTCGGCCGTGACGTCGTCGAGGCCCACCTGGACAACTGCCTGAAGGCCGGCCTCGGCATCTCCGGCATCAACGCCGAGGTCATGCCGGGCCAGTGGGAGTTCCAGGTCGGCCCGCTCGCCCCGCTGGAGGTCTCCGACCAGATGTGGGTGGCCCGCTGGCTGCTGTACCGCACCGCCGAGGACTTCGGCGTCTCCGCGACCCTCGACCCGAAGCCGGTCAAGGGCGACTGGAACGGCGCGGGCGCGCACACCAACTTCTCCACCAGGGCGATGCGCGAGGGTTACGACGCGATCATCACCGCCTGCGAGTCGCTCGGCGAGGGCTCCAAGCCGCTCGACCACGTCAAGAACTACGGCGCCGGCATCGATGAGCGTCTGACGGGCCTGCACGAGACCGCCCCGTGGGACAAGTTCTCCTACGGTGTCTCCGACCGCGGTGCCTCGGTCCGCATCCCGTGGCAGGTCGAGAAGGACGGCAAGGGCTACATCGAGGACCGCCGCCCGAACGCCAACGTCGACCCGTACGTGGTGACCCGCCTGCTCGTCGACACCTGCTGCTCCGCCCTGGAGAAGGCCGGCCAGGTCTGA
- a CDS encoding NAD-dependent epimerase/dehydratase family protein, producing MRLLVLGGTEFVGRAVAEAAVARGWEVTVFHRGRHQPPSGVRSLHGDRTAPDGLAALAAGPGGWDAVVDTWSAEPRAVLAAARLLRGRAARYVYVSSRSVYAWPWPSEGGPAEAGAVVEGAAADAGPTDYARDKRGGELAAVEAFGEQNSLLVRAGLILGPYENVGRLPWWLNRIARGGPVLAPGPRELPVQFIDARDLAGWLLGAVERSLSGPYDLVGPPGHTTMGELLDTCVRVTGADTELRWTDPEVILSAGIEPWTQLPVWVPPDDELYAAAHRTDVSRALATGLECRPAAETVADTWHWLTGIGGEPPRRPDRPPVGLDPEAEAEALAGARPCRQTPVVRP from the coding sequence ATGAGACTTCTGGTGCTGGGCGGTACGGAGTTCGTGGGGCGGGCGGTCGCCGAGGCCGCGGTGGCGCGCGGCTGGGAGGTGACCGTGTTCCATCGGGGGCGGCATCAACCCCCGTCTGGCGTACGGTCGTTGCACGGCGACCGCACCGCCCCGGACGGCCTGGCCGCCCTCGCCGCCGGCCCGGGCGGCTGGGACGCCGTGGTCGACACCTGGTCGGCCGAGCCCCGCGCCGTGCTCGCCGCGGCACGGCTGCTGCGGGGCCGTGCCGCGCGGTACGTGTACGTCTCCAGCCGGTCCGTGTACGCCTGGCCCTGGCCCAGCGAGGGCGGGCCCGCCGAGGCCGGGGCGGTGGTGGAGGGCGCCGCCGCCGACGCGGGACCGACGGACTACGCCCGCGACAAGCGGGGCGGCGAGCTGGCCGCCGTCGAGGCCTTCGGAGAGCAGAACTCGCTGCTGGTGCGGGCCGGGCTGATCCTCGGCCCGTACGAGAACGTGGGCCGGCTGCCCTGGTGGCTGAACCGGATCGCCCGGGGCGGCCCGGTCCTCGCTCCAGGCCCGCGCGAGCTGCCGGTGCAGTTCATCGACGCCCGCGACCTGGCCGGCTGGCTGCTCGGGGCGGTCGAGCGGTCGCTGAGCGGGCCGTACGACCTGGTCGGCCCGCCGGGGCACACCACCATGGGCGAGCTGCTCGACACCTGTGTCCGGGTCACCGGCGCCGACACCGAGCTGCGCTGGACCGACCCGGAGGTGATCCTGTCCGCCGGGATCGAGCCCTGGACCCAGCTGCCGGTGTGGGTGCCTCCGGACGACGAGCTGTACGCGGCCGCCCACCGCACGGACGTCTCCCGGGCGCTGGCCACCGGCCTGGAGTGCCGGCCGGCCGCGGAGACCGTGGCCGACACCTGGCACTGGCTGACCGGGATCGGCGGCGAGCCGCCCCGGCGCCCGGACCGGCCGCCCGTCGGCCTCGACCCCGAGGCGGAGGCGGAGGCGCTGGCCGGGGCCAGGCCCTGCCGTCAAACTCCCGTCGTCCGTCCGTAG
- the pspAB gene encoding PspA-associated protein PspAB, translated as MGLLDILLGRTKPVAPDLDQLFALPSAAVTLQAAAGFTPTGTGAVCFATVEGAAFEQTHREVQALLDADTDRSGPPVELRRDDYGYSWLVSARSPEQLPELVNDLHAVNSAMEVNGFGPQLLCSLAAFTDDGGRKLALVYLYKRAAFYPFAPLPGSGERRDSALELQVKAALANDLRIEQDLSRWFPVWGAPGL; from the coding sequence TTGGGGCTGCTGGACATCCTGCTGGGCCGTACGAAACCGGTCGCGCCCGATCTCGACCAGCTCTTCGCGCTGCCCTCGGCGGCCGTGACCCTCCAGGCCGCGGCCGGTTTCACCCCGACCGGGACGGGGGCGGTGTGCTTCGCCACGGTGGAGGGGGCGGCCTTCGAGCAGACCCACCGGGAGGTGCAGGCGCTGCTGGACGCGGACACCGACCGCAGCGGCCCACCGGTGGAGCTGCGGCGGGACGACTACGGCTACTCCTGGCTGGTCTCCGCGCGCAGCCCGGAGCAGCTGCCGGAGCTGGTCAACGATCTGCACGCGGTGAACAGCGCGATGGAGGTCAACGGCTTCGGACCGCAACTGCTGTGCTCGCTGGCCGCGTTCACGGACGACGGCGGCCGCAAGCTGGCACTGGTCTATCTCTACAAGCGCGCCGCGTTCTATCCCTTCGCCCCGCTGCCCGGCAGCGGCGAGCGGCGGGACAGCGCGCTCGAACTCCAGGTGAAGGCGGCGCTCGCGAACGATCTGCGGATCGAGCAGGACCTGAGCCGCTGGTTCCCGGTGTGGGGCGCCCCCGGTCTGTGA